CACATTGCAATCAATATTAGTACAGTCGAGTAAAGTCGTCCAGTTGCTCGTAGTAGCATTTTTACAGATATAGAAAGTAAAATGCAACAATAAATGTTCACGtcctcttattattataatgatGTGTGTACTTGCCTCCCTGGTGATAAAGCCTTGCTTAACTGGCTCGTTTACCTGCCAGTCTTTGTGTTTACTCGCCTCCCGGCTTTCTGAACTTGCCTTGACTATGACCGCAATTAATTAAGACAAGCCTTAATTACGCATTTACGACTACCGGTAGATGCCAATTTGCAGCCTCGACTTTTTAACAATAGAAACGGAAACACCCTTAGCAACCAAAAGCGGTCACAGTCCGACGAGTGGTTTAGTATTGCCGCCATAAATCATAATTAATGTCCGTTTGCGCTTTTTCCTGTTTGCGTTCTGATTTAAGCGAGGGAGGAACTGCGACTTTCTGTGCGGGCCTAAAACGAACACTTCCTGTCATTCAGGGGCGTTTTTCCCGGATTTAAAGCCATGCCTCGGAGGAAGGCCGGACTTCCTGTCaccagaaaacaaacacacacacatgcatacaatACATTTCTATATCGATTCATGTCAAAATGAGCTTTCTGATTTCGTCCTGTCGGAATGAAACTGCTCCTTTTCACCAGTTGAATGCCAAAAGCTCCTACAAGCTTTTGAGTCACAGGAAGTTTACTTGGCCTCATGTGATGCAGAATTAAGATCCTCCTACACACAAAGCCTCATTTTTCCTGTTGAGTCAATGCACTTTTGGAGATATACTGAAtacaagtgtttttgttgttgcgaCTCGTTTGATTAGTCCGTAAGgtccagaaaaaaacagaatctGAAAGGGACTTTTAAAAGCAGTTATGCATTGCTCacttttttctcctttgctacatgtaaaatattaaatatttacttgTGACTATGTCTAggactggggaaaaaaatagtgttGCGCCATTTTTACGGAcgtttaatgtcatttttaacgTGCGACCCCATATTCGACCTTGCTTAAAACAACTTTTAAAgaagtattttttcttttggtgttGACGCAACAGAATTAGGAATAACCCGCGCCTACCCTCGTTTACGGCACGGTTGATCCTCTTCTTTCGGCCCGTCCAGATGCGCGTAAAGTCTAAAGCGGACTGCCAGTCGTCTTGTGTTGTGGCTCCATACCGCTGTGCGCGAAAGCGGATCCGCGGCTCTGCTCTGTGCTTTGCTTACCACAGAGCAGGAAGTCGGGACGCGCAGACGGACATCGGGCGCACTTCCTGTGGCGCATTATTCCCATCTGTGTAAaggcgcgcacgcacgcacacattcaTGCGAAGCGCACGCACGAACAGGACGCCACTCAGCGAACTGACGTCATACTTTTTGCTTCCTGCTCACCGGGATGGGTTCCTGTTACACGCGCACAACGAACACACACAGTTCGCCTTCCTGAAAAACACCAGTTGATTCACACTGTAACTGGTCTTGTTtgtaatcaaaacaaattcccagtctttaaaaaaacatatttcatcCAAAGGATTTTAATTAGCTAACCGATTTTACAGTATGCATTTATTGTCGACTTTGAatttcttttctccctcaaCTTGGACTTTGTCTCCCTCTTGTGGCTACAGGCAAAGCCTAACATTCTGGCAAAATTGCACTTGTTGACATCTGCACGATCACTACTACAAGTTGGACTCAACACTATTACTAGTGCAAAACAATAGTTTGAGTAAAGTTAAATTTCGTCCAAGTGAATCAACTTTGACGCTATCACGGAAACAAGTAGTTACAATTTACTAATAACGATGAATAATTGCAGTCGTAGGTCCATTTCTAGCGGCACCAGTTTGGTTGGAGTTGTTTGCGCCCTCTACTGGTTCTGATAAACACTTCAACTGAAGGTTTACTTCCGGTTTTGGCGTGAGTCGCGTTCATAATACCTCGGAAATGGGATGATAGTTTTCATATTGCGCACACATACTTGCGTATATTTGATTTATCTTTATATAAGATGTTAACATCTACACTTGTGCATCTATGGACGTGagtacaaattattttcttgtcGAAATTAGGATCGCGAATCGTCTTTTGTGACTCGATTCCGACATCTCACTGTCGTTTGAATGCAACATCTTCCACCAGGCGAACATGGGACTTCGGCAGCAAGATGAAGACCCTGCAAAGTCCAAAGAATCCACCTTGTCTTTGCCGAAACACTCCTACTGGTTCGACTTTTGGATTTTCGTCGTCTTTGACGTTGTGTTTTTCCTGATTATGTATTTTATAGTTCCCTAATATGGTAAGGGAACACTGGAGACGTTTGTGGCGTTTATAATCAGTGGGCATTTACGGAAGTGGCGAAACATGGACGTGTTTTGCGACAAACGTTTAATCCATGTACTAATTCAATGAATTTTCACGAGGTAACATTTTATTATAGACAAGTAATTGCTTTCTAAAATGCGTAAACTGAAAGCTGATGTTATTCAAATTTACGACTATAAAGATGATAAAAGTTGCCAAAACGTTCCCTTGAACCTATTTGGTGTTTGTCTAGTTTGCCACTTATtgctctttgttgttgttgttgttgttgttttgcctGACTGCAcgatttgtttcttttaaggGCGATGAGGGGGACCAGAGACTGAACTGCGATTACCAGTCCTGCTCATCGTTGTGGAAATGCTAACCCAGCAATCGACTGAATCCTCACACAATTTAATACGATGTCCATAATAGTTTCTCGTATTCAAAGACGAAAGATGTGCCTTTTTAAACACGTGTTTTCTTAACCATGTCTCACTTTGTGTGGCAATTGCCACTTCTGGAAGGACTATTGAATCGGATGATGAattgacatttcatttgtaataaagaaaatgtctttatttttctgtttcaaCTGAAACTAAAATGTTACAATCATAGATGTTACcgatggaaaataaatcagtgTTTGTGAAGTGTGTTTTGAAGTAGGTGTGTTCTGTGTGTCTATGTTGCCTTTATAACTTGCTAGTCAAAACAAACGACAAAATTGTCATTTCAATTtcgttgtgcatgtgtgacaatgacaataaagatctattcaaTGAGCATACTTATAGTCTTGATGACGCAATTTGGTGAtcgaactgaaagtgaaaggtGTCCCACCCACTGGCCCTCACCCCcttctcctgattggctggttgatctgtgacgtcatttacggacactccattaggtacaccaccactttcaggccacttcattagggaataatcatggtcaaagcttaaatgaaagtgaaaagtgccacacccgccctcacccccacctcctgattggctggttgatctgtgacgtcactcggacactccattaggtacaccgccattttcaagtgtacctaataacaggccactttattagggaaatatggtcaaaggtcacaggtgtcaaactccaggcctcggggccgcattccaacatgttttccttgactccctcgttaagtgcacctgcgtgaaaagttgggCTCCTGCAGCACGTGAAAATGCCCtcaacttttcccgcaggtgtgtttaacgagggtaacttcgaaaacatattggaacgcggcccccgaggactggagtccGACACCCCTGGCAAATTTGCTCAACACAGTCAccctaaaaaaacattccctcgttaagtgcacctgcgtgaaaacttttagctccttcagaacgtgaaagtagctaaaacttttcacgcaggtgcgcttaacgagggtcacttggaaaacatgttggaacgcggcccccgaggactggagttcgaCACCCCTGGCAAATTTGCTCAACACAGTCAccctaaaaaaacattccctcgttaagtgcacctgcgtgaaaacttttagctccttcagaacgtgaaagtagctaaaacttttcacgcaggtgcgcttaacgagggtcacttggaaaacatgttggaacgcggcccccgaggactggagttcgaCACCCCTGGCAAATTTGTTAAAATATGTACATGAAAAAACTTTAATCCAAGTCTTATCATCAATCAGGAcagcatgtatttatttgtggttTCCAGCTGCACTTATACTGTATGCTCATCTTGTACAAGAACAAAACACAgtcaccctaaaaaaaaaaacattccctcgttaagtgcacctgcgtgaaaacttttagctctttcagaacgtgaaagtagctaaaacttttcccgcaggtgcgcttaacgagggtcacttggaaaacatgttggaacgcggcccccgaggactggagttcgaCGCCCCTGGCAAATTTGTTAAAATATGTTCATGAAAAAACTTTAATCCAAGTCTTATCATCAATCAGGAcagcatgtatttatttgtggttTCCAGCTGCACTTATACTGTATGCTCATCTTGTACAAGAAAACACAgtcaccctaaaaaaaaacattccctcgttaagtgcacctgcgtgaaaacttttagctctttcagaacgtgaaagtagctaaaacttttcccgcaggtgcgcttaacgagggtcacttggaaaacatgttggaacgcggcccccgaggactggagttcgaCGCCCCTGGCAAATTTGTTAAAATATGTTCATGAAAAAACTTTAATCCAAGTCTTATCATCAATCAGGAcagcatgtatttatttgtggttTCCAGCTGCACTTATACTCTATGCTCATCTTGTACAAGAACAAAACACAgtcaccctaaaaaaaaaacattccctcgttaagtgcacctgcgtgaaaacttttagctctttcagaacgtgaaagtagctaaaacttttcccgcaggtgcgcttaacgagggtcacttggaaaacatgttggaacgcggcccctcgaggagtGGAGGTCACACCCcaggtttaagtgaaaagtgccccacccgccctcacccccacctgttgattggctggttgatctgtgacgtcacttggacactccattaggtacaccaccactttcaagtgtacctaataacaggccacttcattagggaataatcagggtcaaaggttaactgaaagtgaaaagtgccccacccgccctcacccccacctcctgattggctggttgatctgtgacgtcgctcggacactccattaggtacaccacaactttcaggccacttcattagggaataatcatggtcaaagtttaactgaaagagaaaagtgccccacccgccctcacccccaccttctgattggctggttgatctgtgacgtcactcacggacactccattaggtacacccccactttcaggccatttcattagggaaaaatcaggGTCAAAgtttaactgaaagtgaaaagtgaccCACCCGCCctcgccctcacccccacctcctgattggctggttgatctgtgacgtcactcggacactccattaggtacaccgccattttcatgTGTACATactacctaatcacaggccacttcattatggaaaaatcatggccaaagcttaactgaaattgAAAAGTGCCTTACCCGCCctcacctcctgattggctgccacatttgtgacgtcacctagggacacttcattaggtacactacCTTTGTGAGGTGACAGGCCATCATTAGGGAAAATTACAGTGACCTCCTCCACGACACGCATGGACACATCACAGGTGTACCCAAGTGTTTGAGTGACGAAATGTGAAGAgatctgtatttttatttccatggaCAGCAACTTAATTCTTAAAGCTAAACTTGCCCAATCACAAGACAACACTTTGGTATTAACGTGGTCAGAcacttttaatttgtttgaaCAATGAATCATAGAATCAGATCGCCATCAAGTGATTTTTAAGTACATCAAGAGGCCCGGGGCTGCTTGAAACCAGCACctgtcctctttttttctcctcaattcTGCAGCTTGgagatcaaataaaattaacattgaaagaaaaaaaacaaaaagaaaaccaaaggTACAGCATCACTCCTTCCAGATGTCACTCATATCCTGTGTGCTttgtggagagagagagagagagagagagagagagagagagagagagaaacagaCTACCATAGTATTTAAGATTGCTTGTAAAATGACCTGTAAATGTAGATTAGCAATTGTATATTAGGTAGATAACGTTTGGTtggttgggggaaaaaaaagaatggttAACATCAATACAATCAGAAGGTCTGAGCTCACAAGTGAGGTCGCTCACACATGcactaaataaaattaaaatgaattcaattgaAGCAAAATGACACCAAATGACTAGCTTGATTTCATCTCATAAAATAGGTTGGATTTAAGTTAAAAATGACTAATTGACATTATTGCACATGAGCTAAAGACAGTAATACTCTTGCAGCTCTGTTCGCTGACCCTCCTCATCATCCTACGTGACACATTCAGACACCTGGTGAAGAAGGTTCTTTAAACGgcaaccaaagaaaaaaaaagtgtgaaacCAAAATGCAATTGTGTGGAAAATTTCATTCTGCAAGAGCTCAAGGTGAAACACTGATATTGTGCTAGGACAGACAGGAAATGGCTGAACAAGTGCTTtgtcaaaaacacacaaaaaaaaaacaggcttaTTGTAATTGAGGCGCAtttaagaagaagaagaaaaaaataataaacagaaaaacatAGCCTGTGCTATCCTGACATGGTGCAGCAATGTCAAAGCCTAACTGCCAGGTTCAACCTGTAAGAGAGAAATCGTTCtggacataaaaaaataatgatggtGATCATGATGCTGTTTTTACCCTCCTCCAAGATTGCTGCTACATTAAAACCGCACGTATTCATGTGCAacatggggagggggggaaaggaTTTGACGATCTACATACTGTTCTGTTTTTGTCCTCCTTTTtctgtaatatatatatatatatatttatatatatatatatagattttttttgtacatgttcCGCCGCCTCTGGTTACTGGTATCGATTGGCAGTGTCCAGGTCCAATAACATGGCAGAGTGATTCAGTAAAAACACTGGAGTCGCACTgaggtttattttgaaaggagTCACTCTGGAGGAGGCTTACAGCTGGTCGTTGGCATCCCCGCCGCTCCCGCGTCTGCGCTCACACCGGCCCGTTGACGGCCACTTCTTGGGGCGCTGGCGGCTCCTCTCTGAGGTGCACAGGGATGCCACACTTTAGAACATGACACCACTACACCCGGCCACGGGAAGTCGTGCAAATTATATTAGAAATTTTCGCTTTAAATTAGGACACAATTAGGCCAATATTcgctttttaaatttttttttttttttgcattacaaCACATGCAAACCCAAGCCCATACCTCCTTGCCAAAAAATGTCTTCTCTCTGTTGTCAAGTTGAGCAAATAGACAAAGCGTTAAAGCAGAGAGAACCAACACGCTTTAATATGATGCTTTGAGTCTGTAGACAATCATGAACGCATCTTACATAAATGACTATAGTCATTAAATTAGCCGATGCACGAGAATCACCGAGTATTAATATTAGTATAAGTATTAGCTAAAACACTAGCTTGAATAACATGCTAAGAAGTGAGCAGAAACACGCTACGTTGACATAAGAAAAATCATACTGACAAAAACCGGTACAAAATAGATTTCTACGGAAGGTGGTAAGGCAGACAACTTTTGGGGTTGCCGTAGTTCGGACATCCCTGTCACTCGCTTGAGTCCAAGTGGGCGTTGGCGGAGTGACAACTTACTTCCTGTCAGTCTGTGCGGTTACGGGTGATTCCTCAGGAGGCTGCTGCGAGGCATCTGGAGGATCTGACAGTGAGAGTTTCTCCAGGGACACAGGACTCTCCTCGCTGCGCACACACAAGCCGGTTTGAGCTTCACAGTTCATTCGTCACACTCCCTTATTAGTCACCCATTTTGCCTTGGAGCTGCTGGTAGAAGCATCAGTACTGGTGGAAAAGTCCTCCGTCAACATGCAAACTTGTATTTAGGCTCAAGTTGCAGAGAAGTGCCCAGTAATTTGCACTCGCGACTTTCACCTATATTTAACTCGGTGTGGTACTTTTTGCTTCAATTATAGTTTTCTTATACATAACAAGCAGAAGGGGGATTTTGAACCTTGTGACGTCTGCTGTCTTGCCGCCGCCGGCAGCTGCTTTGGAGACGATAGTTGCTGCAGAGTTGAGTTCCTCGCCGTCGGAGCCTCCGGGCGAGCCGCTGTCCGAGGCGGCGGGAGGAGCCGCCGTCACGTCCCCCGAAGGCCCCATGCGGGGCGAAGCGACGGCGTCTGCTTGCGCGCGAAAAGGAAAGCAAGTGAGATGGGCGGAACAAAATGGCGCAATCTGGTCCGACCAGATGAACTCACCGCGCTTCTCGTGGTTTTGTTTGGCTTGTTTGTCCGCGTCGCTGCCTCCAGTATCTACGGGGGAGCTGCACCTGACTGTGCTGGAAGGGAAGAAAAGACACTTGAGCGCTAGCACTGGAAGAGTATTCATTCATTGAGTTTTATTAGAATGGGAAATAGGAACATTTTGGCTACGCGGCCCAGCGTAAAATGTCCAAGTTGAAGACATGCAAGCTAACCTTGAGAACGGCTGGAACGCCGTGAAATTGGCCCAGCCCGTTTCCTGGGTCTCGTTTCCAGCACCGGCGGGAAGTGCATCCCAGCCAGATGGAGTCTGGGATGCCGTGCTCCCGTCAGAGTCCCTGAAATTTGCTGTCCAGCCTGGCCCTGGAGACAGGATGGGAAGAGAGAATATTAATAGTatttcatcaaaataaaaattggttTCAAAAAAAGGATGTGAAAATAATCTGCAAGACAATTCTTTTTAAGAGTAAGGgactttgaaatatttcatttcattccgACACCTGGCAACTGTTGTAGCTGGCAAAAAGAGGCTACTTAAAGTCAACAAATGGGGTGTCGGACCTTAATCTTGACGCCCCACCTGTGTCTGATGTGTTCTGCTCAAACTCTTCCTCCTCGTCGGATTCGGAGCCGCAGTCTTGCTCCTGTCCGCCGTTTTCCAAGCTACTCCGGGAGCTTCCTTCTGATGTTTGGGACACCCCAAACCTGGGAAAGAGGCCCCACAATGAGCTTTAAATGGACCGTAGtagttgcattcatttatttgagcAAAGAACCATATTTACCTTGTTCTGGATTTAGCTTGCGTTGCATAGTTGATCTCCTTTTCCTCCCAAAtgtcctcttcctcatccGCATCATCAAACTGATGTATCCTCTCTTTACAGCAGGCCTCAAAAGCAGCTGCGTTGGCCTGTGTTGCGAGTCGACACGAGAATAAACCGCAGAGGCATTTGCATGTCCGCATGCCATAAACTAAAGGCAAAGGTCGTTGCGGAAAGAAGTATTTTAGCATAATCCCGACTGacaaattttatttgcaaaatgCTCCTTGTTTTAACCTCACATGGAAATTGCACAAGGATTTTTTctacttacttttttttagcttACTTGAGAGCACTTGCTGAATACTTACACTGTTATCATCAGAATCTAAATTGAAGTTTATTTCAGCAATTCGGTCAAATGTGGCGCTGGaggggaaaggaaaaaaaaaaagttacattaCAATGAGAGCTAACAGGACACGCAAGGCTGACGGCAGACTTGACAGTCGCAACTCACTTGATATTTTCGTCGTGTTCGCTGAACTCCTCGTCGTTGAAGCCAAACTGGTCCACGAAGTTGGCGGTCATCTGCTGGATCTGATAGTCAGAGAAAGCCTGGGAATGTCAGAGGGACACCTTTTAGGGGGACGCCACTGCGCTGAGTGTCgccgcgttttttttttttcccaagagCGCGTGACCCTACCTGTTGGAGGGACAGGTCGTTCGGGAAGGGGCTCTCCATGTCGTCGTCCTCGCTGGACGAGTGCATGTTGTGCGTGCTCACCTGTACAACGCACGGCACAAGAAAACAGCTGAAGGCACCAAACTATTGGACAGCGATCAAGGCGAATGAACAATTCacgaaaaagaaatcaaaatcgGGCTACTGTAGGAGTGGTAATCTTTTCTCTGTggtgaacgtcttctcaccaGCTCTactgtgtttcttctgttTGTTTCTCTCAGCGTTTCGTCCACAAAACTCTCCCAGCGACCTCTGCAGTCTTCGGGCAGCTCtgaattgtttaaaaaaataactttaattCATAATGACTGAGCGCTTGTTTCGAATGTTCCATTTACCTTTGATGAGGTCAGCAATCTGGGTCTGTACTGGCCCCTTCTCTAGGTTCTGGACCACCATGTTGGAAATTCTGGTCAGGTGACCCATGTTGCCTCTCCTGGTGCCACCCTCAGACCTGTGGAAGTCACAGCCACATTATTTCACCTGGAGATTTAAGAAATTACCCGACTGAGcagatttgtttaaaaaaacaaacaagaaaacacaCTCACTGTATTTTATCGTTCTCCTCCCAGGCATCGAGGATCTTTTGTACCAATCGACACTTCTGGAAAAGCTGCACATTTGAccccaataaataaataaaaagtgaaatcGAGCATATTGTTTGTCGATACTTCTATGGGGTGGAAGTCATTTTCTCACAGCTATGTATATGAAAAGGTATTCGGAAATGTCAAAAACAATGGCCGCTAGCCTGCGCGCTAACATCAGCAGCTCCCCATCTGACTAACAACAACACGGCGGTGCCGTCGAGCTGCACTTACATGTGCCACCAGGGTATTGTGGAGGGAGGTCTGTGGGTCACTGGTCCCGCCCGACTCCACCGCCTCGACTTGAGTTTCGGCGGCCGATGCCGCCTGCTGCCCGTTGTGGTTCTGGAGGCCCGGGTTGGGCCGCTCCTCGGAGGAAGGGTGGTTCAGGATGGCCGCCACACAGAGCTCCACTTGGAAGTGCAAAAAGTTATTCCACGAGTATTTGAAGAACAGATCCTGCGCAGCGGGACAAACACCAGACTTAGTATCGGAGTCGAGCTCGGGTTTTCGAATTGAGGTCGGGCCTACCAGTAGTAGGTCCATGGTGCCGAGGTCGCATAGCTCCTGGCAGATACTGGGGGAGGTGGTCTGCAGGAGGGCAGCCACCAGTCGGGCCACGTGAAGGCGGGCGTTCCCCAGTGGCTGATCTAGAACGCCAACGGTGGTCAGTATTGCACCTTTCTGCAGacggaagaggaagagagagcTCAAAGCCCTTTCGTGGATGCTGGAGTGAAGTTCATCAAGTGCTTGGCAAAGTCAATTCGCAGCTTTGTGTGCCATGCACTGTGTGGCGGTACCTTTGGGGGATCCAGAAGAAGCTGCTGGAAATCTTTTAAATGGGGCTCAATGGCATTTAAAATACTGCTGTTGACAGTGTAAGACCTTTCATAACCCTGAGAATACAGATCCATCAGCCCTTCCAACCTGGGGAGGAGAAGATCACCTATCAGCCCTTGTTCACAAACGATACTCTACACTGACACGATAACAAATTCCGAGTCGTCAACCCAATGAAGAGGAATTGGGTAACCTGGTGATCTCTGGCGATTCAGTTTTAAAAATCTGAGCGAGTGCTGGCTTTATTCGCATACTCACCCAGACCTCCTGGTCTCCAGTAAGGTAAGTAGCACTTGAGTTCCGTTAACAATGGAAGCCTCGTTCCTCTCGCCCTCAAACATGTTCTTGAGGAGTCCTGCTACAGTTTCTTGTCTGGAAGAAGCCATTTTGTTGACTGAGCAAACTGAGGCGCTGCTAATGATTCAGTTCATCTCGAGACGGAGCGACTTACGACTCGAGCACAGCCAATAGCGGATCGGCCTCCATGTTCTCCTGCATCTGATTGGCCTGGTCTCGGCTAAGGCGAATTATGTCACAAAGTGTTTGGGACGCGTTTGATTGTCTCTGACAAATTGGAAAGGAAAACCAGGcattcaaaaaaaatgcacgctTGGGAGGAAGAATCTAAATTCGCCCCGGGGACTTACCTCCTCATCTTTACCAGTATGGATAAGCTCAATGAGTCTTTGAACGAGCTTCTCTTCATTCAGCCACTTGAGGAACATAAAAACATGTTGGTTATTTAAGGATACGCTGCTTCACCTGCTAAATTGCAGATCATGGTTATTGTAAACTAccaatgagtttttttttttttactgtctaCAGGCAAGTCAGAGTTTTGAATTGGAGAGCTTACATGAAGGACCTCCTGCCTCAAAGGGGCAGGCTCCACACAACTGATGAGGCGAAGCAGCAGGTCCATCATAGCAGACGCATCTATGTGTTTCAGCACCAGAGCGATGAAGCCTTCCTTCTTCTTGAGAAAGGCGATCACCTGAGAGCGGCAGATTGACAGACAAATGCCACAAGGTGAGCATCCGTGCCGTTTGGCCGCACGAGGCCAATGCAGCTCTACCTCTTCGGTTTTCCTGGCAATGAGATTGCCGATGGTTTTGCTGAAGAAGCTGGCGAGCAGCGGGTTGAGGGGCGGGTCCTGCTCCAGAAAGTGGTAGAGCATCTCCAGGAGAGATTCTTCTCCGCCCAGCTTATCGTTTATGATAGACACGTCTGAGGTCAGGAGCTCGCACGCAATGTTGGGAAGCCtgtgaggaagaagaggcaATTTAGAAGcaacatttattaaaatagGGATAGCTCGCTTATTTGGTAGCATATCACATGATGATGTAACGAAGGTTACACATCACGAACGGACAAGTTTACGCACTTAAATCGGCTCCTCTCTTCCAAGTCGGCGGGCGGCTCTTTGGTGATGAGGCCGACCAGCTCCTGCATGCAGTGGTCCTGGGAGAGGAAGAGCAGCAGGCGGCGGTTCTGGGCCTTGCACTCCTGCAGCACGTCGTCTTCCTCCATCAGCTCGCGCAGCGTCACGTCCTCCCGGTCCAGCAGCTGGTCGATGTGGGAGGTGGTGTGCAGGTCAAACTTCCAAAACATGGTGGCCGCCGGGGTGGGGAACAcagccctgaggggaaaaAGTAACATGTTACATACAAGTGCATCACcagacgccccccccccctcaaaaaaaacaactcaatgCCAAAACCTACAGACTCTTTAAATACATTATAAAGTTAGTTTTTATCACCCATCTGTGAAAAGCATTTTGTATCTGCCACGTGAGGCGATCTCGAAGGGGCTACGGTAGTACATACCAGTGAATGAAATGTGGATATCTTTAA
This genomic window from Syngnathus acus chromosome 23, fSynAcu1.2, whole genome shotgun sequence contains:
- the ppp6r2a gene encoding serine/threonine-protein phosphatase 6 regulatory subunit 2a isoform X1; protein product: MFWKFDLHTTSHIDQLLDREDVTLRELMEEDDVLQECKAQNRRLLLFLSQDHCMQELVGLITKEPPADLEERSRFKLPNIACELLTSDVSIINDKLGGEESLLEMLYHFLEQDPPLNPLLASFFSKTIGNLIARKTEEVIAFLKKKEGFIALVLKHIDASAMMDLLLRLISCVEPAPLRQEVLHWLNEEKLVQRLIELIHTGKDEERQSNASQTLCDIIRLSRDQANQMQENMEADPLLAVLESQETVAGLLKNMFEGERNEASIVNGTQVLLTLLETRRSGLEGLMDLYSQGYERSYTVNSSILNAIEPHLKDFQQLLLDPPKKGAILTTVGVLDQPLGNARLHVARLVAALLQTTSPSICQELCDLGTMDLLLDLFFKYSWNNFLHFQVELCVAAILNHPSSEERPNPGLQNHNGQQAASAAETQVEAVESGGTSDPQTSLHNTLVAHLFQKCRLVQKILDAWEENDKIQSEGGTRRGNMGHLTRISNMVVQNLEKGPVQTQIADLIKVIFLNNSELPEDCRGRWESFVDETLRETNRRNTVELVSTHNMHSSSEDDDMESPFPNDLSLQQAFSDYQIQQMTANFVDQFGFNDEEFSEHDENINATFDRIAEINFNLDSDDNSANAAAFEACCKERIHQFDDADEEEDIWEEKEINYATQAKSRTRFGVSQTSEGSSRSSLENGGQEQDCGSESDEEEEFEQNTSDTGPGWTANFRDSDGSTASQTPSGWDALPAGAGNETQETGWANFTAFQPFSSTVRCSSPVDTGGSDADKQAKQNHEKRADAVASPRMGPSGDVTAAPPAASDSGSPGGSDGEELNSAATIVSKAAAGGGKTADVTSEESPVSLEKLSLSDPPDASQQPPEESPVTAQTDRKEEPPAPQEVAVNGPV
- the ppp6r2a gene encoding serine/threonine-protein phosphatase 6 regulatory subunit 2a isoform X4: MFWKFDLHTTSHIDQLLDREDVTLRELMEEDDVLQECKAQNRRLLLFLSQDHCMQELVGLITKEPPADLEERSRFKLPNIACELLTSDVSIINDKLGGEESLLEMLYHFLEQDPPLNPLLASFFSKTIGNLIARKTEEVIAFLKKKEGFIALVLKHIDASAMMDLLLRLISCVEPAPLRQEVLHWLNEEKLVQRLIELIHTGKDEERQSNASQTLCDIIRLSRDQANQMQENMEADPLLAVLESQETVAGLLKNMFEGERNEASIVNGTQVLLTLLETRRSGLEGLMDLYSQGYERSYTVNSSILNAIEPHLKDFQQLLLDPPKKGAILTTVGVLDQPLGNARLHVARLVAALLQTTSPSICQELCDLGTMDLLLDLFFKYSWNNFLHFQVELCVAAILNHPSSEERPNPGLQNHNGQQAASAAETQVEAVESGGTSDPQTSLHNTLVAHLFQKCRLVQKILDAWEENDKIQSEGGTRRGNMGHLTRISNMVVQNLEKGPVQTQIADLIKELPEDCRGRWESFVDETLRETNRRNTVELVSTHNMHSSSEDDDMESPFPNDLSLQQAFSDYQIQQMTANFVDQFGFNDEEFSEHDENINATFDRIAEINFNLDSDDNSANAAAFEACCKERIHQFDDADEEEDIWEEKEINYATQAKSRTRFGVSQTSEGSSRSSLENGGQEQDCGSESDEEEEFEQNTSDTGPGWTANFRDSDGSTASQTPSGWDALPAGAGNETQETGWANFTAFQPFSSTVRCSSPVDTGGSDADKQAKQNHEKRADAVASPRMGPSGDVTAAPPAASDSGSPGGSDGEELNSAATIVSKAAAGGGKTADVTSEESPVSLEKLSLSDPPDASQQPPEESPVTAQTDRKEEPPAPQEVAVNGPV